From the Hoplias malabaricus isolate fHopMal1 chromosome 13, fHopMal1.hap1, whole genome shotgun sequence genome, the window CGGTTTGTATTTGGTATTCGGTATGTCTTGGAGTGTTTATCCCCTTCTCTTAATAAATGTTCGAAGATTATTTgactttccgttccaccttaaaaactcCACGTTACACTctgttccattccaccttaaaaagccAAGCGTTTCCGTTTCTCCGTAAACGGGGCCTGTTTGGAATGAGACGTAGTCTTAGAAAACTAAAGTTAACTATCTTTGATGTAGtacaattttccattccaccttaaatgctgcaccgTTACGTTGAGCGTTGTCCCGGGGGAGAGGGAGCGAGTGAAGCACAACACGCCGGGAGTAGAGCTGATTCAGTCTAGGAGAATTATCGCGGTGTTGCTGGACGATTCTGCCTGAGTTTATCGCCCAGACCAGGGTGAGGCTTCAGTTCTGAGCTCGGAAATAAAAGGTCAAGTTCGGGTGACGAGTAGAACTGGGGACGGCTCATATTATCAGAACTTTAGATGGGACTCTGTGGCTTTGTccatgtttttaaacataaaaataacagcTGACGGGGCCCTGTAATGAATCAGTGACATGCTGTCAGTAATGTATGTtgaaaatatgttcaaaaatgaTAGTCATTGAattttatgaatgtataatcattgctgttttatttgGATCATTTCATAATGTGATATATGTTAATGTGGAGTTGTTGTCCAGTCATGATACATGGGTGCTGTGTGTTTAATCAgtgtaatatgtgtgtgtcaaCAGGTGTTTAAGCGCTTCGTGGAAATTGGCCGTGTGGCCTACGTTGCTTTCGGACCTCATGAGGGGAAACTCGTCACCATAGTAGACATCATCGACCAGAACCGGGTATGTACCTGTTTCTTCTCACCAGTAATGGTGTCTACTCCTGGTCTTCAGCCCTGGTTCTGGAATACCCCTGTTTACCTACTTGAGTGTGGCAGGACTGTGCTGGATTGGATCTGGTTCTCTACCTCATAGGTGTAGTCCAGGACCAGTGTgtgagatgatgatgattgtgtgttatgttgatgttcactgtgtttgtgtttgtaggcTCTGGTGGATGGACCCTGCACTGGAGTGAGGAGGCAAGCAATGCCCTTTAAGTGCATGCAGCTCACTGACTATGTCATTAAAGTACCTCACAGGTGAGTCCACGCTTGTATCAGTGGATTTGGGCTGGGAGATGCTCACACTTCGGGGGTGTGTTTATGTAGTTTCTGGGAACATATTAAAGTGTGTCTTGtggtttaaatgtgtgtgagggTCAAACTCCTGCACTCTTTTGGAGCGGCTTTGGTGTTAGATACCGCTGGACAATAATTTGAGATCAGGATATGTCGCAATACTGCATGTTTCAATAATTATGGTTTAACAcgtaaacacattttcaatattccAGTACCTTATTTACAGCATCAGAgtgaaatgtgcaattatttaacccctctgtggcagtgaacacacacacacactagtgcactaggggctgtgaacacacacacactaagagtGGCGGACAGCCATCCCCGGCGCCCAGCGAGCGTTTGAGGCTCagtaccttgctcaagggcacttcagccatggatgttcctacCAATCCTCGGGATCGAACCGGAAACCTTCCGGTTCCAAGCccggtctctaaccattaggttAGTGTCCGTCCTAATGAATGGTTCTCTGGGACGGGTGCCAGACTGGGTATCGTTTGGGTTCCAGCTCCacatactttagattcttcccACTTCATACATTCAGGTTTGTCTCATGAAGGCCATCCCAGCAGGACGATGAATTGATTCAGATGGCTAAGGTGTAACTCTGGCCTCCAGTGTTGGGTTCTATCAGGAGTTCAGCAGCTGGGGTTATTAGTGGTGTTTGGGGAACAGTGGGTGGTCTAACTTTTCATGTACGTACCAACTAGTGTGAATAGATCCGTTCTAATGTGTAGAACCTGAGACTGAGCCCTGAATCAGCATCACACTGGTTTCTTTCTGCAGTGTTAAGGATgcagtaaataaatcaatattaaataaaaactcaTTTTTAGTGTTTGTGAAATCAAAAGCATTTTTCTGCagtgatttttaattttattgatgGTATTGCCCCTCTGTGTTCCTCTGAACAGCGCTCGCCAGAAGTTTGTGAGACGCGCTTGGGAAAAGGCTGAGATCAGTCAGAAGTGGGCTGAGAGCAGCTGGGCCAAGAAGATCGAAGCCAGACAGAAGGTGGGAGATTTTACACTTTTGATGGAACCAGGGCTGACTGGACTGGAGTTCTGCTCCTGGTTGGAAACCTGGTTCCTGAAGTTTGTGTTTACTGCTTAACGTTAAACTATAGCTGAACCTGAtctgtttgtatgttttttgttttaacagAGGGCCAAAATGACAGATTTTGACCGCTACAAGGTCATGAAGGCCAAGAAAATGGTGAGTGATTTTTAATCTGAGCTTAGACATGACTGTAACTGACCCGGGCTTTTCTACAACTCAAATGAGCCCTGAGCTTGGTCATGCAGTTGTGTGAATGGTAATGTTGTTGATTCAGGAAA encodes:
- the rpl14 gene encoding 60S ribosomal protein L14, whose amino-acid sequence is MVFKRFVEIGRVAYVAFGPHEGKLVTIVDIIDQNRALVDGPCTGVRRQAMPFKCMQLTDYVIKVPHSARQKFVRRAWEKAEISQKWAESSWAKKIEARQKRAKMTDFDRYKVMKAKKMRNKIIKHEVKKLKKATTPAAKKA